One Dictyoglomus thermophilum H-6-12 DNA window includes the following coding sequences:
- a CDS encoding DUF262 domain-containing protein: MEKISAKEKSIRELLKDKRYLIDYYQREYKWQTKQVKELIEDLVECFLEDYDPEDSREKIANYSKYYLGAIIICEKDAQKYIIDGQQRLTTLTLLLIYLRNILKDEDQKAKLYSLVFSDVFGKKTYNIDVEERKPYLDELVKGNVPDINGVSESIENLIESYKEIPTFFPDDFDDKAFLYFSDWLIENVYLVEITTHVEEDAYKIFETMNDRGLSLTPIEMLKSYLLSRISDTNKRNEAAKVWREKVEALRRLGKNEDSEAFKAWMRGKFANSIREKKKDSKPLDFDRIGTEMHRWVKENEIIIGLKDSDDFYKFITKDVKFYSERYKELKEYSQKLTRGLESIYYLSYLGFTLQYPVLLASINIEDDDKNIKKKYQIVGDFLDIVFVRRLWNYKGIDYKNMQYICFNIIKEIRDKSLYDLGEILLRKLAEDKFNFAKNKNFKLISFRRFYVHYILARMTDFVEVESGLKSRFEEYIAKGPNRYEIEHIWSKNAFNELKGEFSSLSDFEEHRNKIGGLLILPKSFNASYGDLLYTEKLKHYFGQNLLAKSLHEDCYNHNPGFLNFIEKTGLPFKPYSKFGKKELEERQELYCQLADIIWSPKRIEKILKESF, from the coding sequence ATGGAAAAAATAAGCGCAAAAGAAAAGAGTATAAGAGAACTTCTTAAGGATAAAAGATATCTTATTGATTACTATCAGAGGGAATATAAATGGCAGACTAAGCAGGTCAAGGAGTTAATTGAGGATTTAGTTGAGTGTTTTCTAGAAGATTACGATCCCGAAGATTCTAGAGAGAAGATAGCAAATTATAGTAAATATTATCTTGGAGCTATTATTATTTGTGAGAAGGATGCTCAGAAATATATTATTGATGGACAGCAACGTCTTACAACTTTAACACTGCTACTTATTTATCTGAGAAATATATTAAAGGATGAAGACCAGAAAGCTAAGTTGTATAGTCTTGTATTCTCAGATGTTTTTGGCAAAAAGACTTACAATATTGATGTGGAGGAAAGAAAACCTTACCTTGATGAGCTTGTTAAAGGAAATGTTCCTGATATAAACGGTGTTTCCGAGTCTATCGAGAATCTTATTGAAAGCTATAAAGAAATACCTACATTCTTTCCTGATGATTTTGATGATAAAGCATTTCTTTACTTTAGCGATTGGTTGATAGAAAATGTCTATCTTGTAGAGATAACAACTCACGTAGAGGAGGATGCTTATAAGATATTTGAAACGATGAATGATCGAGGTCTTTCATTGACTCCCATTGAAATGTTGAAAAGCTATCTTTTATCAAGAATTAGCGATACTAATAAAAGAAATGAGGCTGCAAAGGTTTGGAGAGAGAAAGTAGAGGCTTTGAGGCGTTTAGGAAAAAATGAAGATAGCGAAGCTTTTAAAGCGTGGATGAGAGGAAAATTTGCAAATAGTATTCGTGAGAAGAAAAAGGATTCTAAACCTCTTGATTTTGATAGAATAGGAACAGAAATGCATCGATGGGTTAAGGAGAATGAAATAATTATTGGTTTAAAAGATTCTGATGACTTTTATAAATTTATAACTAAGGATGTGAAATTTTATTCAGAAAGGTATAAAGAATTAAAGGAATATTCTCAGAAACTAACAAGGGGGTTAGAGTCTATCTATTATCTAAGTTATTTAGGATTTACTCTCCAGTATCCAGTACTTCTCGCTTCGATTAATATCGAAGATGATGACAAAAACATTAAGAAGAAATATCAAATTGTGGGGGATTTCCTTGATATTGTTTTTGTGCGTAGACTTTGGAATTATAAAGGTATAGATTATAAGAACATGCAATACATATGCTTCAATATAATAAAGGAGATTAGAGATAAATCCTTATACGACTTAGGTGAGATATTATTAAGAAAGTTAGCAGAAGATAAATTTAACTTTGCTAAGAACAAAAACTTTAAATTAATATCTTTTAGAAGGTTTTATGTGCATTATATTCTAGCAAGGATGACTGATTTTGTTGAGGTAGAATCAGGCCTGAAAAGCCGATTTGAGGAGTATATAGCTAAGGGTCCAAATAGATATGAAATTGAGCATATATGGTCAAAAAATGCCTTTAATGAGTTAAAGGGTGAATTTTCAAGCTTATCAGATTTTGAAGAACATAGAAATAAAATTGGAGGACTTTTGATATTGCCTAAGAGTTTCAATGCATCCTATGGTGATCTTCTTTATACGGAAAAGCTAAAACATTATTTTGGTCAAAATTTACTTGCAAAATCTTTGCACGAAGATTGCTATAATCACAATCCTGGATTCCTTAATTTCATTGAAAAGACAGGTCTTCCTTTTAAGCCCTATTCTAAATTTGGGAAAAAAGAACTTGAAGAGAGACAAGAACTTTATTGTCAACTTGCCGATATAATATGGTCACCTAAAAGGATAGAAAAGATTTTGAAAGAGAGCTTCTAA